tgggggggggactgtgaaGTTGACTGCTCTGATTTCTAGACTTAGTTGACGGTTGTTAACATGCTGTTTCTGTCTGTTAACTGGTTGAATTAAGGATTTGCATGCTGTTATTACAGAATTCTGTTTTATTAAGTTAAAATGTGTCTGCTTTCCACCGGAGGTTCGTGGGTTATAGAGTAAGATCAGTCAGAGGAGCGCACAATGAGACTATCACACGGTGTAAATTCTCCAACACTTTGCTTTTAATAACTTACAAACCTTGTTATGGATATGTGATGAAGAAAATGGACAATTAAACACACGAGCATTTGATGCAGTGGATGAAATAAATAGCTCTGTTCCAACACCTGTTAAATGTCcaatatgtgtttttttttgttgttgttgtgggaaAGGTGGCGGTAATTGGTTCGTTTCAAATCCGGCAGAGCCTCTCTGATGAAACACAGCAGGGTGACGGAGAGGTCCAGACCCGGTAAGGTGGAGCTGCAGGACGTGTGGAGACCTGAACTCACCCCAGCGGTGGATCCGGGGCGCGACGTCTCGGGAGACAGAAACGGGTCTTTCTTATTACCTTGGCAAAGGCCTGAGTATTCACCAGGGCCTTCTGCGGGCCTGTTGCTTCAGAACAGCCTGGCTCTCACAGCAGGCCCCACTTCTGAGGGGGGTTATTAGCCGCTGACAACGTAGGTCATATGACGACTCTCAACACGCTTGAGATTTTCGTTAAGGGCTTACCACAATTAACAGCCAAACGCAGCACAGAAATCTTGATTTAGACAGCATACAGAATTTGTATTTTTGAGCCATTTTGTATATGTTGGACACTGAGTGCATTTTACTTAGTTTCCATTACCGCTGTGGAGCCGGAGTCATGGTCAGCTTTTATTCCACCGAGATATCATCTTTTTTCTGAGCCTGTGAAACTCAGCCTGAAACTGTGGGTTTACCACTGCGTATATAATGGGGTCACTAAGGGACGTCATGCAGGCGACGGAGACGGACAGGATTTCCATATGTTGAACGATTCTCACCtgtgagccaaaaaaaaaaaaaaagtcaggacATCAGAAAATCTCACAGAACATGAAaaagtctgtgttgtgtttattcaTTTGACCTCTTTCTGATCTTTAAAGCGGTGGTTCTTCAACTGAGACCACAGACCCCCATTTAGCAAGATTTTGTCTCAGTGTCCCCATCAAATAAGATGTTTGCTTTTAGAGGTTTTATTACAGAAACTGAATGAAACCCATGACCAAAATAGCCATAGATCGTGTCATTGTGTTACTTATGGATGGAATTATAGTGAACATAAGTTATTCCCCTCTTTGCTGGGGATCCCCTGGAACCCCCTCGAGGACCCCTGGGGTTCCCGGCCCCCACTTTGACAACCTCTGCTTTAAAGTATAGAGAAAAGTCTATGAAAGAGGTGTTAATAGTGTTTACTAATGACTCAGAGTAATACAGAGGTCACACACGGAAAAACTAGATGGCATGCCGGGTAGAAAACATGCACTTACCCGTGAACTGCTGTGTTGCGGCATGTAAATGTTGATCAGGATAGTTGTAATCAGTGGTAGCCAGAATAGGAGAAAGGTGAGAATTATGTAGCCTGAACGCTTTGCTATTTTGCTTTCCTTTTGCTTATTGGCTCTTTCTTTATTGGCAAAAGATGGCATGAGGCAAACGGCACCATCGAcctcttgttttttttctgcagTTGTTGTCGTTGCGGGGACACGATTTGCAGCTTGAGGTGATGCAGCGTCTTGTGTCTCCTCTCCATTGTTTTTCATGTCTTGTTCCAAGTCTACAGTCACAACTGAGGGGGCTTCTGGGCTGCTAGACTGTTGAACGGACACGACGTGGGGACCAGCTCGTTCTGTTTCAGAAGGTCTCGTAGCATACTGCATGGTGATTTTATACTCGAGTTTACCTTCCAAGCCCCTCATAACTCCTCTTGTTGCCTTTGTCGAGCTTGCAACACGGGCCACTTTATCTTCGCTGGATGGTTTTGGCTTAGCTTGCGTGACCTTGGCCCTGGGTGGTTCGGTTTCAGAGTGAATCTTAGCAATCTGCACAGTAGCTTTGGGCTCACTGTTTTTGCCCATATCTCTCGAGATAGGTTTATTTTGCAGTTCTGTTATCTGGCCCTTCAGAAGAGCCTTAGTATCCTCATTAGATGGACTCGGTCCAACGTGTCTCGCAGAAGGCTGGGGCTGCTGCACTCTGCATGGCAACTCAGCCGTTTTCTCTGAAACTGTAAGCTCTTTTTtattgtctgacctgtctgtgcaGTTTTCTGGCTCTTCGACAGAGTCTGGTAGGGAAGCCAAACAGTCTTTATTGGCTGAGTCCAGCTGAGGTGTTGTCTTTTCCACCTGAGCCACTATTTCTTCCTGGGTTCGGGTTTGGTCTGACGGGTTTGCATTTTCTTTATCGATGATGGTTACTTTGCTTGGTTCATCTCCGCTCTTTGTTTGGTCTTTTCTTGGAAAATGAGAGATACCTTTGTCAAATATTTTGCGACTGTGTACTCTTACTAATGCAAATATGCTAGCGTAGAATCCCGTGATGACAGCAAAGCAAGTTGTCCATAGTGGAACCAATAGGTAAAGTCCAAAAGTGTCAAAAGAAGGTACCATTTCCTGCGATCCCTGGCATTTCACATACACAGGTGAGTCCTTCACAAATATGAGGCAAAGAACGGCCACTAAAATAGCCAGAGACCATGTTACAGGGATCAGTATGACAATCCGTCTTTGCCTTTGGCTTGTTTTGAAGGGGTGTGCAATGGCCTGGTATCGCTCAGCACTTATACATGCCAAAGTTAGCAGCTGAATGCAGTAGCTAAAAGAGGACGAGGCCACCTGTGCGTAACAGATTGCTTTATCCGCATGTCCTTTCTGATGCACAGCGATAAGGATGGTGAGGAGGAGAGGACAGTCAATTGCACAACGAAGTATATCAATGACTGCAAGATTCACCAGAAGTGCGTTTTTCCAAGTTTGCAGGGATTTCTGGTGGTATACTGCCCATGCGACGAAAAGATTCGCTGCTATTCCCCCACAACATGTGATCAGTAAAACAATACAGTTTGCCATAAGAAATGCAACGTCAACGTACTCCTCCCAAATGGTGTTGTTCAGAGAGTCCCGTGCAGGTGTTGGCTCGGTTTTCATCTCCAGCTTTAAAGAGCAATCGACAGCCTTTTTGGATAtatagctgcatttctcctcagTCTGATGAGTGTGCATCAAGCCCCTTTCCCCGACAGCTATTTGATCCTCAGCTGACTGATATTCCTAGGTGATCTCTCAGCCTTTTCAGCCGGGACAAGTGGTGGCAAAGTATCCGCCTTTTTCATTATCACACCACAGCACCAATGGGTCACCTGGGAGCCCTTGTTGTTCACCACGTTCATTAACACTTGGTTATGTATTCATAGCAAAGACCCTTATTAATAGGCTGACAGCAAATTGAAAAGTTATATATAACCATTGTATTATCCTCAAGCTTAAGATCCAATTTTTCGTCTTTCTTGGGGAAAATTTGGGAagagggtggggaggggggggtctctgGATTTGAAAACTTCATCATGAGGTTATTGGGGTGACACACGaggacatcaggaatcaggaacactttatttgccatttcatttcatttacggaagtacatgaaatgaaacgaaatatcgttttcccagcccacagcagtgcaacatccatccatccaaccatccatccatccatccatccatccatccatccatccatccatccatccattatccaagccgattATCCCcagtcggggtcacgggatgctggagcctatcccagcagtcattgggcggcaggcagggagacaccctggacaggccaacagtccagcacagggccgacaaaaacgcatatccaaaaactacacgaacttcaagaacacgcatactaactaacacatatctaaactaaattaaaaaaaatggttacactttattttagggggtcggagggGGTCGGAatttacctagtaatttcctagtaataaggtggtaattatcacgtaatttcttagaaataaggttgaaattaccttgtattttgggttagggttcgggttcgggttaggttagggatagggatagggttagggttagggttcgggttaggttagggatagggttagggttaggttagggttaggttaaggatagggatagggttaggattagggttagggttagggttcgggttaggttagggatagggttagggttaggttagggatagggttcgggttaggttagggttaggttagggacagggttagggttaggttagggttaggttagggatagggatagggttaggattagggttagggttagggttcgggttaggttagggatagggatagggttaggattagggttagggttagggttcgggttaggttagggatagggttagggttaggttagggatagggataggtttgggttagggttagggttagggttaggttaggttaggttaggttagggatagggatagggataggggttgggttagggttagggttcgggttaggttagggatagggttagggttagggttcgggttaggttagggatagggttaggattaggttagggatagggttaggattaggttagggatagggatagggttaggattagggttaggttcgggttaggttagggatagggatagggttaggattagggttagggttagctgtaaaacaacctgtaaaaactaccacattattattaggaaattacaaggtaatttcaaccttatttctaagaaattacgtggtaattaccaccttattactaggaaattactaggtaatttccgaccccctacaataaagtgtaaccaaaaaaataaaaaataaaatccccGTCCAaaggaaggaacgccagccagggtgactgtgggaactgccggtctgcatggctagcagttggcttagcctgccccgcttccgtgtcctgtcagaccgccctcggtgtttcctcttgtggcgcagctccaggcaggggctgtggtccttgggcccaccggacgcggcataTAACACTGCAGTACATATGTTGTCCGTTTCCATGTGGGTAGGTAGTGTCCGACCCCTAATGCATCATGTCCCTTCCCTCGTTCACAAGTTCTCATAAAGAACTTTGTAGCCTTATTAGTCCTTCGGAGAAACAGCTCAGGAAATCAGGAAAGCCATACTGTTGGATTACAGCACGATATTGTATAATCCTATTTGTTGGCAATAGAGGGTGAATTGCCCTTTGCATCAAAATCATACATTTATGGGCTTTGCCAAATCTGGGATTAGATTGATAACAGTCGTGCATTATCGTCCTGACCATTGAAATCACGACTCTTAAAGCGAGACCTGATAATATTAAGGGTTTCAATATTATCAGCACAATCACAAGATGGTATTTTGAGACACCCGGTGTAGTAGGCTGCTCTATCTTCTTAGCTAGAGCCCATTGTGTCTCATTTTTCAGCCCATGGTGGTTGGTGTATTGAGGCAGTCCACAAGAACTAGGCGTCGGGGATGGGCTTGAGCAAGGTTCCGGATGATTAGTAGCATATGAGTTAGTTTCAATTGAATCTAGTGTATCAGCATCTTTGTGGGTACTTGCagcttgacctttgacccccttcAACCACCAAACGGCCATAGAGATGAGCTACTTttcagtttgaaaaaaaaaatcagcgttGAAGGAGGACATGCTGTGTCATTTGTGAAGGGTATGTCTCAGCGTATGGGGCCATGTACTAAAGTTGCACAAGGCTACAAGTTTAATTAAATGTGGTTTGCAGAGCTGTCACCCCTCATTTTCTCAACACATAAAGGCAGCGATACATATTTCATGTGTTATGTTCCACTTTATTCCATAATTCATATTACTGGTATGAATATGAAAAttacatttcacacacacacacacacacaaaaaatttcACTCATTTCTTTACCCTCTTTTTCTTATTCTTTGTCTCCTGcaaacacgcgcacacatacacacacacacacacacaaacaaatgcatacacacactcactttaATATGAAAATGGTAGCATTTTGTCAGATAAATTGAACACCATTTTGAAAGTTAATTTGATACTGAATTCCTCCATTTTTCCCCCCCAGAAATATGTCAGCTTTTAGACTTTGTGGCTACTGTCTACTGTGGACACCTCTCTAAAATAACAACTGGCCTGTCGAAATTCAGGTTTCACGTCCTTGTTGCCGAGACATACTCTGCATCGGGGCCACCAATTGACTCAGAACGTCATGGCAGCTTCTTGCTTTTTCGGCTGGAAGTCACAGAGGCAGCACCGCGCTGAGCAGATTGACACTCCTCCCTGAGTGAGTCAGTCTGCACCTCCTGTTTAGAGTCTGCATGCTCACATTGATATTAGCAGGACCGTGGGGGATGTAGAGACTGCAAAGAAGAACCTCCAAAGCAGCATCATGGAACtagagaacaaacacacacacacaaataatattAATATGACAACAAAGTTGGGGTTAGTAATTTTAAAAACTGGGATCAGAAGCTATAACAGGGTGTGGGCTAGCTACGTATCAGGGTCAAACCAGGCAGTTATTTGGGTTCCCAGCTGGTGAAATTAGGAGTGGTCACAGTGAACAGAAAAACGATGTGTTTTCAGCCTGAATTTGAAATTGTCAGCAGACCTTGCCTCCTCAGTGTGCGCAGCGGTAGATTATTCCAGAGACATTGAGCTCAGTGGGCAAAGGCTCGACCCCCAAAATAGTTCTTATCAAATCAAGGAATAGTCAAGTAACCAGCATCAAGGGAacataaattcaattcaattcaatttattgtcattgaaaacaatgtgcaggcacatgctaaaaatgaaatgagggctgtggcttcaccaaacagtgcaagacagacacagataaacacaacaaacacaatataagacatacacacatgaagaccaaaagctaaaaataagttaaaagagctggagtacaaaatatttaaaaatatataaAGGATGTGATGGAATATTCGGAGCAATACGGCTGGAGATATGTGAGTGAGCCAGACCATTTAAAAAGCCTTATAGGTAAGAAGGAGGATTTTGAAATCAACTCTTGCATGTACCAGTAACCAATGCAGAGACATCAGTGCCAGTGTTATATGATCCAATTTCTTATTTCTTGTGAGGAGTCTACCAActgcattctggaccaattggagacCTTTTGTTGCTGTCTTAGGTAGGCCAGAGAAAAGTACATTACAGTAGTCTATTCTAAATTTTATGAAGGCATGCATCTGAATTTGATAAAATGGGGCGTACCTGTGCTATTTTAGGAAGATGGAAGCAGGCAGTTCATGTTATGTGTGGCTCAAATGTAAGAGAGGGATTGAATGCTATTCCCAAATTGTTAACTGTACAGGTCTGAGAAGTTGTGCAGCCATCGAAATTAATGGAAAAATCTGTGAAAGATGAAGTAAATCTAGCTGGACCAACAAGCAACATTTTAGTCTTGTGTGCATTCAAATCCAGGAAATTATTGCACATCCATTAATGGACTTCTGACAGGCACGACCCTAATTTAACCAGCTGGAAGGAGTCATTGACTGTTACAGGAAGAAAGATTTGTGTGTCTTCAGCATAACAGTGATGAATTatgttgtttttccttttttgaaaatgTGACCCAAAGGCAGcaagtaaacacaaaacaaaagtggACTGAATACTGATCCCTGTGGAACACCATATTTGACCTTAGAGCAGGAAGACATAGCATCATTGTATGTAATGCTTGGTGTTCTATTACTCAGGTATGAACAGAACCAGAAAGTGCCAGCTCCTTGAGACCAATAAGGTTCTCAAGGTCGTTATAGGAGGATGTCGTGGTCCACGGAGTCAAAGGTGGCACTTAAATCTAGTAACAGCAAAATAGATGAAAGATCAGCATCCATTGCAATAAATAAGTCGTTAGTCACCTTAGTTAGTACAGTTTTGGTAGAGTGTGTGGGTCTGAAACTGGACTGAAACTCATCAAGAAGGTTATTACTAAAAAGATGGGCAGTGAGTTGGTTTAGCAATCACCTTTTCTATTAGTTTGGACATGAAGGGGAGATTTGAAATTGGTCTATATTTATTTAGAGTTTGTGAGTCAAGGTTGGGTCTTTTTAATAAGGGTGTAACCACTGCTGTTTTAAAAGCAGTGGGAACGATGCCAGAACTGAGGGGTTTATTGATGATATCAAGAAGAGGGTGTCCTATCACAGTGAAGAGGTCGTTTATGAGGCTGCCAGGAATGGGATCCAAAAACAAATGTGGTTGGTTTGGCACTAGTAATAATGTGGGTGAGAGTGTTTGAATTAAATGGATCAAACTGAAAAAGGTGACTGATGGTTTGGTAATGGGTATGAGAAAAAAAGTAGAGGGTGGTAGGGATCAGAGGAGAGGGCCTTACCAGTAATATCATTCCTAATTAGCTCAGTCTTTTCAGTGAAAAAGTTGTTAAAAGCCTCAGATGTAAAGCAGGAAACTGGTGCGGGTGGGGTTGTTTTAAGTGAGCTTATCAGTGGTGTTGAATAAAAATCTGGGGTTGTGTCTGTTGTTATAAATCAGGTCAAAGTAGTAATAAGATTTAATTAGGACTGTAAAAAGCCTGCTTTCGTTATTGGCTTAAACATTATTTATACTACTAAGTTCAATTTAAAGCACTGTATGGTCTAATATAAATAGATTTTTAATAAATCAAATAAATTTTAAACATGATTTGGTTTGTTACTCTGTACGTTCATCATTTTGCTAGTTTGGCTTAAATAGCTATTGTTAGTGTTAGGTGTGCCACATTAAGCTCTTTTTTGTTGTGAATACTATCATTGTTGCTTGGTTTCTCCAAGTTGCTACACTGGAACATTTTCTAATTCAGAGATAAGAACTTGCAATCAGGAAACCCAGCATTCCCAGGTTGAATGGAACACAGCATCAACACAGCTGTAGATCTATTGGGAGAACATCAAAACAGACACAGTCACGTACCTGTTTGTTGACCAGGAAGTAGATGATAGGGTTGTATACAGGGCTTTTCTTGGCAAAGTACATGGGTATGGtggcaaccgggggggggggtgtagagttCTGTATCCAGCACGACCACCATGGACAGGACGGTGTAGGGCAGCCAGCATATGAAGAATGCTGAGATCATTGCCAGCACCATCCTGATGGCATGTTCTTTCTCCTCCAAGCTGGAGCACCCACCCTGGAGCGCCACACTCCTGTTCAGCTAGCACAAGAGAGCATggttaaatggactgcatttatatagcgcttctcttgtctaccaaccactcaaagcactttacaatatgtgcctcacattcacacacacacactaatacactgacggcggaggctgccatgcaaggtgccaacctgcttatcaggagcagttaggagttcagtgtcttgctcaaggaaacTTTGACAAACGAACCAGGAACCTTCtaattaccagacgacctgctctacctcctcagcCATGCCGCCCCATAGCTGCTCCCCATTAAATTAATTGGCTGGCACCCCAACAATTTGGGGCGCCAGCCAATTAATGGCAATGTTTGAATAGACCTTGGTAAAATTAGAAGTTAAAGAGTAAGATATTTCAAATTAACAAGGGCAGTAATGTTGATTGAGATGATGAGTTGGACGGTGATTTAATATaccccaggaatcaggaacactttatttgtcatttcacttactTCCTACCTTGCTCATGGAGGTCAGGACCTTAATGTAGGAGTAGATGATGACCACAACAGGGATGATGAAGCAGAGGAGTGTGTAGAGGATGAGGTAGCTGTAGTTACTCCAAGACTGCTCCAACCAGCCGAGTGAGCAGGAGGTCTGGACACCTTCGGGTCCATAGGGGCTCCAGCCGAATAACGGTGCCAAAGCTCAAAATAagcaaaaaacccaaacaaataaTATCCCGACCAAGCTTCTCCGTATAGTCAACTTGAATGCAGCCTTTGGCTTGCACACCACGCTACACCGCTAATAGGCAGGCAGGGTCAGAGTGCAGAGTGATACCAGACCTGACAGCATGAAAGTAAGCAACCAAAAGTTTCCGGATAGGACAGAAGGTCATTAGCAAGATCTGACCAACATTTAAACTGCAAAATGTATCCCCTTGGAAACTATCTGATGCAGAGCTTCGCAAAAAGTCATAAAATTTATTCATATGGAAATGGCCTTAGATAACTACAGTGCCAGTTGCGTGGGCTACATTTTTATGCTAGTCAGTGATGGTTCACAAAAACACATCTCCATTCATAAGCACAGCAAAGTTGGTTTGCAAAGACCTTACATTGATGCGGCAGAAAACAACTCAAAGAGAGTGAATTTGGAGCACACCTGGGCTTACCAAAGTAATTGTCTGCAAATCCTTGAAAAATGCAGACCCCATTGCTGAGAAAGAGCCACAATAGTTGGTGATAGTGACAATTAGGGAGCCGCACAAAGCTATCATGAGGTCAGACACTGAAAGACTGAGGATAATAACGTTCATGGGATGGAGGAGGGTTGGATTCTTGACCATGACAGTGACTACGAGAAAACTGTTAAAAACAAAGCTGGGTTGATGAACATGAGCAAAGCAAGTAATACTGTAGCCAACTTGCGGGAAGACTGTGGGCGACCCAGTAAGCTCTGCTACGGCCGAAGCTGAGTAAGCGCGCCAAGGTGCGCCGTTGTCGTCTATGGTGCCTAAATGAACACACACGACCCCTGGCCAAACGACTCTGAGCCCACTACTCACCTGTCTGTCCCCCTGCACACAGGGCGGCTTAAAGTCAGCGCTCTTATCATTTCCCATCTTTGCTGGACCATTAAGCAACTGGATTTCATAAACCCCAGGATCTCAGCTCACGCACCTGTCTATTTGAGACAGCTGGTTCCAAAGCAATATGGCAAATTGCCCTGAAACATGATTTGAAGGAATAATTTCATTAAGATCCACCACCATAAAGGCAACTGCCAGGGTGAGGGATATTAAGTAGCGGCTTTCAAAATGATCAGTTAGAATCTATGAATAGCGCATTGCATGTCTATTATTTTAAATGAAAATACATTTTCATAGAACGAAATATTTCCCATTGCGACTTAGTATATAATATTAATCCCCTTCAACAGGAATTGGTGCACAGAAACAAACGTGTAGCTGCTTTTACAACTCAGACGCCATGTTGAGTTACTTACTGTATTGCCATTTTAATAAATAGCAAAATGAAAACACTTCCACAAGAGTAAAAAGCTTACACAAAGTACAGaagcacaaacaaacataagCGCTTGCTAATGACAAGTGCTTTTCAATCAGTTCCCTTTTTCACACAGTTTAGAACATATCAAGGCCAATTCAGCTGCATAACTAGGAAATACTCCTTTCGGCGTGTATGATCACTTGTAACACTGCTTGAGTCGGTCAGTTTAGCTCAACAATCAGACATTTCTGAAGGTAAGATGATGATGTGCGGTTCATGTTCACACAGGCTGTTGTGCAGTCTCACCACGCAGGGCAGTATCCTCTCACAGCACTATGAAGACGTGTACAGCACAGTGATTCATAAGTAAATATAAGCTTAAGGCAGCTGAAATTGTAAAGAAACATTCAATTGGCTTTAAACTCAACACAATGACTGTTTGGTGGCACTGGGAGCATCTTAATCTGTTTTCTCAGCAAATAAAACAGCAGTTTCTTGCAATTTTTACAGATGCAGTGAAAACACAAAagcaaacattaaaaaaaaaacagaccaaaCATGGTCTTAAAAGAACATATACTGACTTCAATCTGCTCAAATTTTGCACTTCAGGCGCACACACCATTATGTTATCTGTACATACCCCGTTCTTTAGGTTGTGTAAATAAATACTACCTTCTCCGTGTAAACACCCACTGCCTCTCTTTCTTACCCCCGAGGTGTAAATCCACCCACCAACAACACATAAATACATTCATACTAAGAAATAAACAGTAACATCTGTTTCTGTCTGGATAAAGCCTCAAAAACACATTTCAGATATCCAGGTTTTGAATGAAAGAGGTCCTGATACATATTTTGCAGTTTGGCTTGTCAAGcattagtgcccccccccccccagactggaAATATTTGAACTTTTTTGTAGATGCTTTACATACACAGCAACGTGCTTGCAGCTcaataaaacaaaacatcaaTGATAGGCTGAACTGCTGCCACATTTTTATATTCAAGTTTTGACATGGTTGTAAAATACTGCATGCATCTTCTGGGGCCCAATTCCATATGAGTGAATGGCAGTTTGCTGTGGTGGGTTTAAAATGGGGGAGCTGAATCTGCCAGTCAAATCCAGTATTTATGTCCAGAGAGGAGCAAAGATCACCCAGCCTTCCAGCTTATATTTCAACATTAATTCACTTTACCAGCTTAATCCAATTCATGGTCAAgggtggggggggtagggtgGATTGATGTGGTGGGTAGGGGTGTTGGGGGTGAAAGTTAAGAGGTGGGACTGGAGCTCGGCCCAGCAGGCACTGGACGCAAGACAAAACTGGGGAGAAGCCTCGCGCTCTTACTTTTCTTCTTACTTGGTGGTGGTGCACTGAGCGACAGCGCACTGTGCAAAAGGCAGACACGCCCTGGAACGGTCACCAGCCAatcacagggcccatacacaACGTTGCCCACACACCGTTCATTCACCTATGGGCAATTTTAAAGACTCCAATTCACACATCATCCATGTCTTTGGACGTTGGAGGAACCCGGAGTATCCGAAGGAAACCTGTACAGATACAggtaaaacatgcaaactccagacagatgagctggaattgaacccaggacctccttgctatgaggtgacagtACTGActacatcttttctctctctctctctctctctctctctctctctctccttctctctctctctctctctctctctctctctctctctctctctctctctctctctctctctctctctctctctctctctctctctctctctctctctctctctctctctctctctctctctctctctctctctctctctctctctctctctctctctctctctctctctctctctctctctctctctctctctctctctctctctctctctctctctctctctctctctctctctaatcagAGCCAACTCTGGTCCTACGGAGCTATGGGGGAGAGGGGGACAATCCCTGCTGGTGTCTGCACGGGCCAGAGTGCAGACTCATGTTGCAGAGGGGTACGGCGGGGAAAGAAGGTGTGGGTCAAGCCATAGTTGAGGAGGCAGCTGATGGAGGCCATGTAAATGTCGGCAAATCGCGAGAGTCGCCGTGAGAAGTAGGTGGGGTTATGGTATGTCCGGAAGAGACTCCCAAACTGAGCGTTGAAGATGTCCTTGGTCTGTGACCTGCAGGGGTAAAACACAGACAGGGGAGTACAAAATCCTTAAACAGAATGTTTGAATTT
The window above is part of the Lampris incognitus isolate fLamInc1 chromosome 6, fLamInc1.hap2, whole genome shotgun sequence genome. Proteins encoded here:
- the LOC130114451 gene encoding dopamine D2-like receptor, which codes for MKTEPTPARDSLNNTIWEEYVDVAFLMANCIVLLITCCGGIAANLFVAWAVYHQKSLQTWKNALLVNLAVIDILRCAIDCPLLLTILIAVHQKGHADKAICYAQVASSSFSYCIQLLTLACISAERYQAIAHPFKTSQRQRRIVILIPVTWSLAILVAVLCLIFVKDSPVYVKCQGSQEMVPSFDTFGLYLLVPLWTTCFAVITGFYASIFALVRVHSRKIFDKGISHFPRKDQTKSGDEPSKVTIIDKENANPSDQTRTQEEIVAQVEKTTPQLDSANKDCLASLPDSVEEPENCTDRSDNKKELTVSEKTAELPCRVQQPQPSARHVGPSPSNEDTKALLKGQITELQNKPISRDMGKNSEPKATVQIAKIHSETEPPRAKVTQAKPKPSSEDKVARVASSTKATRGVMRGLEGKLEYKITMQYATRPSETERAGPHVVSVQQSSSPEAPSVVTVDLEQDMKNNGEETQDAASPQAANRVPATTTTAEKKQEVDGAVCLMPSFANKERANKQKESKIAKRSGYIILTFLLFWLPLITTILINIYMPQHSSSRVRIVQHMEILSVSVACMTSLSDPIIYAVVNPQFQAEFHRLRKKMISRWNKS